In Bradyrhizobium erythrophlei, a single genomic region encodes these proteins:
- a CDS encoding NfeD family protein, with amino-acid sequence MNGIFVTLGTWNWLIFGVIMMALELFAPGVFLFWLGLAALLTGLISFAYAPSWQVQILMFAVFAVLAVPVWRRLARSNTAVSVSNPFLNKRTDALVGRVFTLEKPIVDGAGTVRIDDTVWRVSGPDAPAGSRVRIVQADGASLTVAAA; translated from the coding sequence ATGAACGGGATCTTCGTTACCCTGGGTACCTGGAACTGGCTGATCTTCGGCGTCATCATGATGGCGCTGGAATTGTTCGCGCCCGGCGTTTTCCTGTTCTGGCTCGGACTCGCAGCGCTGCTGACCGGGCTGATCTCATTCGCCTATGCGCCATCGTGGCAGGTCCAGATCCTGATGTTTGCGGTCTTCGCTGTTCTTGCCGTGCCGGTGTGGCGGCGCCTGGCGCGCAGCAACACGGCGGTCAGCGTCAGCAATCCCTTCCTCAACAAGCGCACGGACGCGCTGGTCGGGCGCGTCTTCACGCTGGAAAAGCCCATTGTCGACGGCGCCGGCACGGTGCGGATCGACGACACCGTTTGGCGGGTTTCCGGTCCCGACGCGCCGGCGGGCAGCCGGGTGCGGATCGTGCAGGCTGACGGCGCCAGCCTGACGGTCGCTGCGGCCTGA
- a CDS encoding winged helix-turn-helix transcriptional regulator translates to MPKPPPPSRKPVGKGRVRGSRSGRPIMVLLDLFGRRWCLRILWELREAPMTSRSLRAACDEASPTVLNERLKELREAGFIALVPDAGYGLTQMGRELLGTLLPLHRFAERWRKEQCG, encoded by the coding sequence ATGCCGAAACCGCCCCCACCTTCCCGCAAACCCGTCGGCAAAGGCCGGGTGCGCGGGTCCCGGAGCGGACGGCCGATCATGGTGCTGCTCGACCTGTTCGGGCGGCGCTGGTGTTTGCGGATTCTGTGGGAGCTGCGCGAGGCGCCGATGACCTCGCGGAGCTTGCGCGCCGCTTGCGACGAGGCGTCGCCGACGGTGCTGAACGAGCGGTTGAAAGAATTACGCGAGGCGGGCTTTATCGCGCTTGTCCCGGATGCCGGTTATGGCCTAACGCAAATGGGCCGGGAATTGCTCGGGACACTCCTGCCGCTCCATCGCTTCGCCGAGCGCTGGAGGAAAGAGCAGTGCGGCTAG
- a CDS encoding carboxymuconolactone decarboxylase family protein, giving the protein MSRIAPLEPPYAPEIQGQFDRIMRGAPPLMLFRVIASNPRAWEKFRSGSLLDRGPLSLREREIVIDRTCALNGCEYEWGVHVATFVEAARLSEAEIRATVREGADAACWTDAERALLAAVDALHARSTLSDDEFSKLASHYSGAKILEIFLLCGFYRTVSYLANGLRLPLEEKAARFPG; this is encoded by the coding sequence ATGTCGCGAATTGCCCCGCTTGAACCGCCCTATGCACCGGAAATTCAGGGCCAGTTCGACCGCATCATGCGCGGCGCGCCGCCGTTGATGCTGTTTCGGGTCATCGCCTCGAACCCGCGCGCCTGGGAAAAGTTTCGCAGCGGCAGCCTGCTGGATCGGGGTCCGCTGAGCCTGCGCGAACGCGAGATCGTCATCGACCGTACCTGTGCGCTCAATGGTTGCGAGTACGAATGGGGCGTTCACGTCGCGACGTTTGTGGAAGCCGCCCGGCTAAGCGAAGCCGAGATCCGTGCCACCGTGCGAGAAGGCGCCGATGCCGCCTGCTGGACGGATGCCGAGCGCGCATTGCTGGCCGCGGTCGACGCCCTGCATGCGCGCTCGACGCTCAGCGACGATGAATTTTCGAAGCTCGCCTCGCACTATAGCGGCGCAAAAATCCTCGAGATATTTCTGCTCTGCGGCTTTTATCGCACCGTCTCATATCTGGCGAACGGACTGCGCCTGCCGCTGGAAGAAAAGGCGGCCAGGTTTCCGGGATGA
- a CDS encoding KpsF/GutQ family sugar-phosphate isomerase: MRPSKPLMANSTGTDSATAAVQSALRTLEAEGSGIAAIEAALRSDLGEPFARATDLIRGAKGRLIVTGLGKSGHISRKIAATFASTGTPAFFVHAAEASHGDLGMITTDDVILALSWSGEQPEMKALISYAKRFRIPLIAMTAERDSTLSQAADVALALPRAREACPHNLAPTTSSLMMLALGDALAIALLEGRGFTSVDFSVLHPGGKLGAMLKHIGDIMHTGAAVPLKPLGTSMSDALVEMTSKGFGCVGIVDARGAVVGIVTDGDLRRHMGPGLMTAVVDDVMTKNPKTIRSTLLAGEALEVLNASKITALIVTEASKPVGIIHMHDLLRAGVA; this comes from the coding sequence ATGCGTCCTTCGAAACCGCTGATGGCCAATTCAACCGGCACCGATTCCGCCACCGCCGCCGTCCAGTCGGCCTTACGCACCCTGGAAGCCGAAGGCAGCGGCATCGCCGCCATCGAAGCCGCGCTGCGCTCCGATCTCGGCGAACCGTTCGCCCGCGCCACCGACCTCATTCGCGGCGCCAAGGGACGGTTGATCGTCACCGGCCTTGGCAAGTCCGGCCATATCAGCCGCAAGATCGCCGCGACCTTTGCCTCCACCGGCACGCCTGCCTTCTTCGTGCATGCGGCGGAAGCAAGCCATGGCGATCTCGGCATGATCACGACCGACGACGTCATCCTGGCGCTGTCGTGGTCCGGCGAGCAGCCGGAGATGAAGGCGCTGATCAGCTACGCCAAGCGGTTCCGCATCCCGCTGATCGCGATGACCGCGGAACGCGACTCGACGCTGAGCCAGGCGGCCGACGTGGCGCTGGCGCTGCCGAGGGCGCGCGAGGCCTGCCCGCATAACCTGGCGCCCACCACCTCCTCGCTGATGATGCTGGCGCTCGGCGATGCGCTGGCGATCGCGCTGCTGGAGGGCCGCGGCTTCACGTCGGTCGATTTCAGCGTGCTGCATCCCGGCGGCAAGCTCGGCGCCATGCTGAAACATATCGGTGACATCATGCATACCGGCGCGGCAGTGCCGCTAAAGCCGCTCGGCACAAGCATGTCGGACGCCCTCGTCGAAATGACGTCGAAGGGCTTTGGCTGCGTCGGCATTGTCGATGCGCGCGGCGCCGTGGTCGGCATCGTCACCGACGGCGACCTGCGCCGTCACATGGGGCCCGGCCTGATGACGGCCGTGGTCGACGACGTCATGACGAAAAATCCCAAGACGATCCGCAGCACCTTGCTGGCGGGCGAAGCGCTGGAAGTTCTCAACGCCTCGAAGATCACGGCGCTGATCGTGACCGAAGCCAGCAAGCCGGTCGGCATCATCCACATGCACGATCTGCTGCGGGCGGGCGTGGCGTAG
- a CDS encoding outer membrane beta-barrel protein: MPRPFSGHSKRVTLLRAVLPCLAVIAVASPVKAQTLTSDLLRPIRDGYLTPQDSFLRKTSDKTGDTTADTTGDPVADAQRRKKTPPAPSRIGEIPKYGLPAANGAAEAGFDSLNRKRKQPKFYPGQAKPKSSPGPGTPAPAETRGSTNPNARVRISPPPSLSSSKPPMPAAMAGTAVGQPARKPLPVDVDPFGPVGDYVGSFLIKSAVELRGGYDTNPGRLVEPHGVPFWVVAPEFVAVSDWERHALVADLRGSYTGYGNSLPPIVDGAISSAPTDINRPDFIGHVDGRLDVTDFTHLTSEVRLRVGTDNPGSPNVAAGLAKYPVFATFGSTVGIDQQFNRLDVAAGATFDRTVYQNSLLTDGSIASNADRAFNQYGGVGRVSYDLLPGVRPFVEAEGDSRVHDQYLDNSGFARDSTGGYAKAGTSFEFTRLLTGELAVGWAERSYADPRLSRLDGLLTSSSLTWTATPLTTAKFNSTTSIDEIIVPGVSGVLSHTYTFEVDHDFRRWLTAVGKFTYGTYDYQGDGRFDKTYSYEGDIIYKMTRNLWIKGTLRRDILNSNVPLASSASTVVMLGVRVQN; this comes from the coding sequence ATGCCGAGGCCATTCAGCGGCCACAGCAAGCGCGTGACCTTGTTGCGCGCCGTGCTGCCGTGTCTTGCGGTGATCGCGGTGGCCTCGCCCGTCAAAGCCCAGACCCTGACGTCCGATCTCCTGCGTCCGATCCGCGACGGCTACCTGACGCCGCAGGATTCGTTTCTGCGCAAAACCAGCGACAAGACCGGCGACACCACCGCCGATACGACGGGCGATCCCGTGGCCGACGCGCAGCGCCGAAAGAAGACGCCGCCGGCGCCGTCGCGGATCGGCGAGATCCCCAAATATGGCCTGCCGGCCGCCAATGGCGCGGCGGAAGCCGGTTTCGATTCGCTCAATCGCAAGCGCAAGCAGCCGAAGTTTTATCCCGGACAGGCCAAGCCGAAATCGTCGCCGGGACCGGGCACCCCGGCGCCGGCCGAGACCAGGGGTTCGACCAATCCGAATGCGCGTGTGCGCATTTCGCCGCCGCCTTCGCTGAGCTCCAGCAAGCCGCCGATGCCGGCAGCGATGGCGGGCACCGCCGTGGGCCAGCCCGCGCGCAAGCCGTTGCCGGTCGATGTCGATCCCTTTGGGCCGGTCGGCGATTACGTCGGCAGCTTCCTAATCAAGTCCGCGGTCGAATTGCGCGGCGGGTACGACACCAACCCCGGCCGCCTAGTCGAACCGCATGGCGTGCCGTTCTGGGTGGTAGCGCCGGAATTTGTGGCGGTGTCCGACTGGGAGCGGCATGCGCTGGTCGCCGATCTGCGCGGCTCCTACACCGGTTACGGCAACAGCCTGCCGCCGATCGTCGACGGCGCGATTTCGTCGGCGCCGACCGACATCAACCGGCCGGATTTCATCGGCCATGTCGACGGCCGGCTCGACGTGACAGACTTCACCCACCTCACCTCCGAAGTGCGCCTGCGCGTCGGCACCGACAATCCCGGCAGCCCCAACGTCGCGGCGGGGCTAGCCAAATATCCGGTGTTTGCGACCTTCGGCTCCACGGTCGGGATCGACCAGCAATTCAACCGGCTGGATGTCGCGGCGGGCGCCACGTTCGATCGCACGGTCTATCAGAACTCCCTGCTCACCGACGGCTCGATCGCGAGCAACGCCGATCGCGCCTTCAACCAGTATGGCGGCGTCGGACGCGTCAGTTACGATCTCCTGCCGGGCGTGAGGCCGTTCGTCGAGGCCGAAGGCGACAGCCGCGTCCACGACCAGTATCTCGACAATTCTGGCTTTGCGCGCGATTCAACCGGCGGCTACGCCAAGGCCGGCACCTCGTTCGAATTCACCCGGCTGCTCACCGGCGAACTCGCGGTCGGCTGGGCCGAGCGCAGCTACGCCGATCCGCGCCTCAGCCGGCTCGACGGCCTGTTGACGTCATCGTCGCTGACTTGGACCGCGACGCCGCTGACCACGGCGAAGTTCAATTCCACCACCTCGATCGATGAGATCATCGTGCCCGGCGTCTCCGGCGTGTTGAGCCACACCTATACGTTCGAGGTCGATCACGATTTCCGCCGCTGGCTGACCGCGGTCGGCAAATTCACCTACGGCACCTACGACTATCAGGGCGACGGCCGCTTCGACAAAACCTACTCCTACGAAGGCGACATCATCTACAAGATGACCCGCAACCTCTGGATCAAGGGCACGCTGCGGCGGGATATCCTCAATTCCAACGTCCCGCTGGCGAGTTCAGCCTCGACGGTCGTGATGCTTGGCGTCCGGGTGCAGAACTGA
- a CDS encoding glutamate synthase subunit beta — translation MGKVTGFLEFERHDRKYAPVADRLKNFQEFVIPLTEKETRDQAARCMNCGIPYCHGTGSVAPGTPGCPVNNQIPDFNDLVYQNNWQEASRNLHSTNNFPEFTGRICPAPCEASCTLNIDDNPVTIKTIECAIVDRAWENGWITPEVATEKTGKKVAVVGSGPAGLACAQQLARAGHDVHVFEKFAKAGGLLRYGIPDFKMEKGVIDRRVTQMEAEGVTFHYGSHVGNGGTDPHKLVEEYDAVALTGGAEAPRDLLIPGRELDGIHFAMDFLPQQNRRVGNESLDGVREILAGGKHVVVIGGGDTGSDCIGTSFRQGALSVTQLEIMPAPPEHENKGLTWPNWPLKMRTSSSQAEGAKREYAVLTQKFTGGDGKVAKLHCVQVDDKFKPVAGTEFDLDAELVLLAMGFVHPVHEGLLKSLGVELDPRGNVRANTADYQTSLSKVFSAGDMRRGQSLVVWAIREGRLCARSIDTFLMGSTNLPR, via the coding sequence ATGGGCAAGGTAACCGGTTTTCTCGAATTCGAACGGCACGACCGCAAGTATGCGCCGGTGGCCGATCGGTTGAAGAATTTTCAGGAATTCGTCATCCCCCTGACGGAGAAAGAAACGCGCGACCAGGCCGCGCGCTGCATGAATTGCGGCATTCCATATTGCCACGGCACCGGCTCGGTGGCGCCCGGCACGCCCGGCTGTCCCGTCAACAACCAGATCCCCGACTTCAACGATCTCGTCTATCAGAACAACTGGCAGGAAGCTTCGCGCAACCTGCACTCGACCAACAATTTCCCCGAATTCACCGGGCGCATCTGCCCTGCGCCGTGTGAAGCGTCCTGCACGCTCAACATCGACGACAATCCGGTCACGATCAAAACCATCGAATGTGCAATCGTCGACCGCGCCTGGGAAAACGGCTGGATTACACCGGAAGTCGCGACAGAGAAGACCGGCAAGAAGGTCGCGGTGGTCGGCTCCGGGCCTGCCGGGCTCGCGTGTGCGCAGCAGCTCGCGCGCGCCGGCCACGACGTGCATGTGTTCGAGAAGTTCGCCAAGGCCGGCGGCCTTCTGCGCTACGGCATTCCGGACTTCAAGATGGAGAAGGGCGTCATCGATCGCCGCGTGACGCAGATGGAAGCCGAAGGCGTGACCTTTCACTACGGCAGCCACGTCGGCAACGGCGGCACCGATCCGCACAAGCTGGTCGAGGAATACGACGCGGTGGCGCTGACGGGCGGCGCGGAAGCCCCGCGCGACCTGCTGATTCCCGGCCGAGAGCTCGATGGCATTCACTTTGCGATGGACTTCCTGCCGCAGCAAAATCGCCGCGTCGGCAATGAATCGCTCGATGGCGTGCGCGAGATTCTCGCCGGCGGCAAACATGTCGTCGTGATCGGCGGCGGCGACACCGGATCGGACTGCATCGGCACTTCGTTCCGGCAAGGCGCGCTGTCGGTGACGCAGCTCGAGATCATGCCGGCGCCGCCCGAGCATGAGAACAAGGGCCTGACCTGGCCGAACTGGCCGCTGAAGATGCGCACTTCCTCGAGCCAGGCCGAGGGCGCCAAGCGCGAATACGCTGTGTTGACGCAGAAATTCACCGGCGGTGACGGCAAGGTCGCGAAACTGCATTGCGTGCAGGTCGACGACAAGTTCAAGCCGGTCGCCGGCACCGAATTCGACCTCGACGCAGAGCTCGTGCTGCTCGCGATGGGTTTTGTGCATCCGGTTCACGAGGGGCTGTTGAAGTCGCTCGGCGTCGAACTCGACCCGCGCGGCAATGTGCGCGCCAACACCGCGGACTATCAGACTTCGCTGTCGAAGGTGTTTTCCGCCGGCGACATGCGCCGCGGTCAATCGCTGGTCGTGTGGGCGATCCGCGAGGGGCGGCTCTGCGCCCGGTCCATCGACACCTTCCTGATGGGCTCGACGAATTTGCCGCGGTGA